In one Bryobacteraceae bacterium genomic region, the following are encoded:
- a CDS encoding MFS transporter, with amino-acid sequence MSTTAQPVKSAAGAAAAAGPSPMRWFVVILLSLGMVIAYSDRVNLTVALPEMEKTIAIDKAQQGMALSAFFWTYTLGQIPAGMLVDRYGARMLYLMGFLLWSVASGLTTLTTGLWSLVAFRLFVGAGESVVTSSSLYYIRNHFSEKDRGLAVGLYMTGTKIGPAVGLPLAASLVVAYGWKPMFLLMGAISLVWIVPWMFWVKKDDPAARGADAPGKGAGQRISLGQALRTPLMWGVIIGTYCYMYFVYYCMTWMPRYFQETYGMSLQKTSWYSGVSFGGMALVAALAGWAADRMIARGMDAVAVRKGFTIAGFVMAATQTLSLYTTSQSLMMFFTIASLCGLGLATANYWALTQTLMPGALPVAIQNTAANLAGVVAPWLTGWLVQQTGSFDAPIKAIGFWLVLGIFGYAFLVRRKYAPDLSAHSA; translated from the coding sequence ATGAGCACAACCGCGCAGCCCGTAAAGTCCGCCGCCGGCGCCGCAGCGGCCGCCGGCCCCAGCCCGATGCGCTGGTTCGTCGTCATCCTTCTGAGCCTAGGCATGGTGATCGCCTATTCCGACCGCGTAAACCTCACGGTGGCGCTGCCGGAAATGGAGAAGACCATCGCTATCGACAAAGCCCAGCAGGGCATGGCCCTCTCCGCATTCTTCTGGACCTACACGCTGGGACAGATCCCCGCCGGCATGCTGGTGGACCGCTACGGGGCGCGGATGCTCTACCTGATGGGATTCCTGCTGTGGAGCGTGGCATCGGGGCTGACGACGCTGACCACGGGCCTATGGAGCCTGGTCGCCTTCCGGCTATTCGTGGGCGCGGGCGAATCCGTGGTGACTTCGAGCAGCCTCTACTACATCCGGAACCACTTCTCGGAGAAAGACCGCGGGCTCGCGGTGGGCCTCTACATGACGGGAACCAAGATCGGCCCGGCGGTGGGCCTGCCACTGGCGGCCTCGCTCGTGGTGGCGTACGGATGGAAACCGATGTTTCTGCTGATGGGAGCCATCAGCCTGGTCTGGATCGTGCCGTGGATGTTTTGGGTGAAGAAGGACGATCCGGCCGCGCGGGGCGCGGACGCTCCGGGCAAGGGCGCGGGACAGCGCATCTCGCTGGGGCAGGCGCTTCGCACGCCGCTGATGTGGGGGGTGATCATCGGCACCTACTGCTACATGTACTTCGTCTACTACTGCATGACGTGGATGCCGCGGTACTTCCAGGAAACGTACGGCATGTCGCTGCAGAAGACGAGTTGGTACAGCGGCGTTTCGTTCGGCGGCATGGCGCTGGTGGCGGCGCTGGCGGGCTGGGCGGCGGACCGGATGATCGCGCGCGGCATGGACGCGGTAGCCGTAAGGAAGGGATTCACCATCGCCGGATTCGTGATGGCGGCGACGCAGACGCTCAGCCTCTACACGACTTCGCAGTCGCTGATGATGTTCTTCACGATCGCCTCGCTGTGCGGACTCGGGCTCGCCACGGCGAACTACTGGGCGCTCACGCAGACGCTCATGCCGGGCGCGCTGCCGGTGGCGATTCAGAACACGGCGGCGAATCTCGCCGGTGTGGTGGCGCCGTGGCTCACGGGATGGCTGGTGCAGCAGACCGGGAGTTTCGACGCGCCGATCAAGGCGATCGGCTTCTGGCTGGTGCTTGGCATCTTCGGTTACGCGTTCCTGGTGCGGCGGAAGTACGCTCCGGATCTCTCGGCACATTCCGCCTGA
- a CDS encoding isochorismatase family protein — protein sequence MQRRRFFALLAAPLAAQESVLRLRARSRRNGIAVEQELRWKPAATAIIICDMWNGHYCQSSVKRIEQIVPRMNATITGARAAGVHVIHAPSGCMDQYEGTPQRARMKTAKTVAPPAPIASWCYLDLKDEAPLPVDDTRQPCDDAVVGERIRRYTRQHPGLEIREPDGISDSGQEIYNFLEQEGISNVALMGVHTNMCVLGRPFGIRQLTRLGKKVVLARDLTDAMYDPREAPWVSHERGTELVIEHVERYWCPTVLGDDLAGARS from the coding sequence ATGCAACGGCGCCGTTTTTTCGCACTGTTAGCCGCGCCTCTCGCCGCGCAGGAATCCGTCTTGCGGCTGCGGGCGCGATCCCGCCGCAACGGCATCGCTGTCGAACAGGAACTGCGATGGAAGCCGGCCGCCACGGCAATCATCATCTGCGACATGTGGAACGGCCACTATTGCCAAAGCTCGGTGAAGCGGATCGAGCAGATCGTGCCGCGCATGAACGCCACCATTACCGGCGCGCGCGCCGCCGGGGTCCACGTGATCCACGCGCCGAGCGGGTGCATGGATCAGTATGAGGGCACGCCGCAGCGGGCGAGGATGAAGACGGCCAAAACGGTGGCGCCGCCGGCGCCGATCGCCAGTTGGTGCTATCTCGATCTGAAAGACGAAGCACCGCTGCCGGTGGACGACACGCGGCAGCCTTGCGACGACGCGGTGGTGGGCGAGCGCATTCGCCGCTACACGCGCCAACATCCGGGACTGGAAATCCGAGAGCCGGACGGCATCAGCGATTCGGGCCAGGAGATCTACAATTTCCTCGAGCAGGAAGGCATCTCCAATGTCGCGCTGATGGGTGTGCACACGAACATGTGCGTGCTCGGCCGGCCGTTCGGCATCCGCCAACTCACGCGGCTCGGCAAGAAGGTAGTGCTCGCGCGCGACCTTACCGACGCCATGTACGACCCCCGCGAGGCCCCCTGGGTCAGCCATGAAAGAGGAACCGAACTCGTGATCGAACACGTTGAGCGCTACTGGTGCCCCACCGTTCTGGGCGACGATCTTGCAGGGGCGCGTTCATGA
- the pdxH gene encoding pyridoxamine 5'-phosphate oxidase, with the protein MSDQEIHSRIRGARTDYVAPALDDSRLDADPFRQFLTWYEAATAAGIAEPNAMTVSTVGAGGMPDARVLLLRGFSSAGFQFFSSSTSAKGRQLAAGSAAAIVFYWDALHRQVRVRGRVRVLPEADAAAYWATRPRESQIAAWASAQSSIVESRAALEASFAECAGRFQDGEVPPPPDWTGYAVMPSEIEFWQGREHRLHDRIRYRLEAGGWIRERLAP; encoded by the coding sequence ATGAGCGATCAAGAGATTCACAGCCGTATCCGGGGTGCGCGCACGGACTATGTTGCGCCCGCCCTCGACGACAGCCGGCTGGACGCGGATCCGTTCCGCCAGTTTCTGACTTGGTACGAAGCCGCAACGGCAGCCGGCATCGCCGAACCGAATGCGATGACCGTCTCCACCGTTGGCGCCGGTGGGATGCCCGACGCGCGGGTCCTGCTGCTGCGTGGATTCTCCTCCGCCGGATTCCAGTTCTTCTCGAGCTCGACCAGCGCCAAGGGCCGTCAGCTGGCCGCGGGGAGCGCGGCGGCGATTGTCTTCTACTGGGACGCGCTTCACCGCCAGGTTCGCGTCCGCGGCCGCGTGCGCGTGCTTCCCGAAGCCGACGCCGCGGCCTACTGGGCTACCCGTCCGCGGGAAAGCCAGATCGCCGCCTGGGCGTCGGCGCAGAGTTCGATCGTCGAGTCGCGTGCCGCCCTCGAGGCCAGCTTCGCCGAATGCGCCGGGCGCTTCCAGGATGGCGAAGTTCCTCCGCCGCCCGACTGGACAGGCTACGCCGTCATGCCTTCCGAAATCGAGTTCTGGCAAGGCCGGGAGCATCGTCTCCACGATCGAATCCGATACCGCCTCGAGGCCGGCGGTTGGATCCGGGAACGGCTGGCGCCGTGA
- the gap gene encoding type I glyceraldehyde-3-phosphate dehydrogenase: MAIKVGINGFGRIGRNVLRAGLHRKNIDFVATNDLTDTKTLSHLLKYDSVLGPLHEDVHAEGDVITVAGEKLKVFSTKDPAEIDWPSLGVEIVVESTGRFTKAEDAKKHLRGTVKKVIISAPASGEDITMVLGVNDSSYKPAEHNIISNASCTTNCLAPVVKVLQENFGIEKGSMTTIHSYTNDQNVLDFPHKDLRRARAAALNMIPTTTGAAKAIGLVMPELKGKLDGYAMRVPTPNVSVVDFVCTTKKSTTTEAVNAALKAAAEGPLKGVLGYTEDPVVSSDMMHNPNSSIVDSQMTKVLDGNMVKVISWYDNEWGYSTRVVDLIEFLAAKGL, from the coding sequence ATGGCAATCAAAGTTGGAATCAACGGCTTCGGCAGGATCGGGCGCAACGTCCTGCGGGCCGGCTTGCATCGCAAGAACATCGATTTCGTGGCCACGAACGACCTCACCGACACCAAGACGCTCTCTCATCTATTGAAATACGACTCCGTGCTCGGCCCGCTGCACGAAGACGTCCACGCCGAAGGCGACGTGATCACCGTCGCCGGCGAGAAGCTGAAGGTGTTCTCGACGAAGGACCCGGCTGAAATCGACTGGCCGTCACTCGGCGTCGAGATCGTGGTGGAGTCCACGGGCCGCTTCACGAAGGCCGAAGACGCCAAGAAGCACCTGCGCGGCACGGTAAAAAAAGTGATCATTTCCGCGCCGGCTTCGGGTGAGGACATCACGATGGTGCTCGGCGTGAACGACAGCTCGTACAAACCCGCCGAACATAACATCATTTCGAACGCGTCCTGCACGACGAATTGCCTCGCCCCCGTCGTGAAAGTGCTGCAGGAAAATTTCGGAATCGAGAAGGGGTCGATGACGACCATCCACTCTTACACGAACGATCAGAACGTGCTGGACTTCCCGCACAAGGATCTGCGCCGCGCCCGCGCAGCCGCCTTGAATATGATTCCGACAACGACCGGCGCCGCCAAGGCGATCGGCCTCGTGATGCCGGAGCTAAAGGGGAAGCTCGACGGTTACGCGATGCGCGTCCCGACGCCGAATGTCTCCGTGGTCGACTTCGTTTGCACGACCAAGAAATCGACGACGACCGAAGCGGTGAACGCCGCCCTCAAGGCCGCCGCCGAGGGGCCGCTCAAAGGCGTTCTCGGGTATACCGAGGATCCCGTGGTATCGAGCGACATGATGCACAACCCGAACAGCTCGATCGTCGATTCGCAGATGACCAAGGTGCTCGACGGGAACATGGTGAAAGTGATCTCCTGGTACGACAACGAGTGGGGTTACTCGACCCGCGTTGTGGACCTGATCGAGTTTCTCGCCGCGAAAGGCCTGTAA
- a CDS encoding SRPBCC domain-containing protein has translation MHSISRTLRIEAAPDVVFRFFTDTARWARWWGEGSAIDARPGGKVVIRYPGGVEVAGEVIEVTPPQRLVFTYGYVSGKPMPARASRVTIVLSAEGSGTRLRLTHEYDDPAVLNQHVQGWRFQLSLFANAVAAEVFNGEAVTALVDAWFAAWAESDGATRRAAFAAIAEDEVVFRDPYSSLEGIDELNAHAGAAQRFMPGIRLTRRGSVRQCQGLALADWVAAGSDGVVRMAGVNVYLLAPRGKIAAVTGVPASVPAANP, from the coding sequence ATGCACTCTATCTCACGAACTCTGCGCATTGAAGCAGCGCCCGATGTCGTCTTCCGATTCTTCACCGATACGGCGCGCTGGGCGCGCTGGTGGGGTGAGGGCTCGGCGATCGACGCCCGTCCCGGCGGCAAGGTGGTCATCCGCTACCCGGGCGGAGTCGAAGTGGCCGGCGAGGTGATTGAGGTGACGCCGCCCCAGCGGCTCGTCTTCACCTACGGCTATGTCAGCGGCAAACCCATGCCGGCCCGCGCCTCGCGCGTCACCATCGTCCTCTCGGCCGAAGGCTCCGGCACGCGGCTCCGCCTCACGCACGAGTACGATGATCCCGCCGTTCTCAACCAGCATGTGCAGGGATGGCGCTTCCAGTTGTCGTTGTTCGCCAACGCGGTGGCCGCCGAGGTGTTCAACGGCGAAGCCGTCACGGCGCTCGTCGACGCGTGGTTCGCCGCCTGGGCCGAATCCGACGGCGCCACACGCCGCGCGGCCTTCGCTGCGATCGCGGAAGACGAAGTGGTCTTTCGCGACCCTTACAGCTCACTGGAAGGGATCGACGAACTCAACGCGCACGCCGGCGCGGCGCAGCGATTCATGCCCGGAATTCGTCTCACCCGCCGCGGCTCCGTTCGCCAGTGTCAGGGGTTGGCGCTCGCCGATTGGGTGGCCGCGGGGAGCGACGGCGTGGTGCGCATGGCTGGCGTCAACGTCTACCTGCTGGCCCCCCGCGGGAAGATCGCCGCGGTGACCGGTGTGCCCGCATCAGTGCCAGCGGCCAATCCGTGA
- a CDS encoding metalloregulator ArsR/SmtB family transcription factor — protein MDSAAGALSVLASPRRREILRLVWREERSAGEIRMAMPDVTFGAVSQHLTALARAGLVSVRAEGRRRHYRADRKALGPLARILQAMWDDALWKLKLEAELDHSRRGPRSAARGKGPNH, from the coding sequence ATGGATTCTGCCGCTGGTGCACTCTCCGTGCTCGCCTCGCCCCGCCGCCGCGAGATCTTGCGCCTGGTGTGGCGCGAGGAGCGCTCTGCCGGCGAAATCCGCATGGCGATGCCGGACGTGACCTTCGGAGCCGTTTCGCAGCATCTGACGGCGCTTGCCAGGGCGGGTCTGGTTTCCGTGCGCGCGGAGGGCCGCCGGCGCCACTACCGCGCGGATCGGAAGGCGCTCGGTCCCTTGGCCCGCATCCTGCAAGCGATGTGGGACGACGCCCTCTGGAAGTTGAAGCTCGAAGCCGAGCTCGATCATTCGCGCCGCGGGCCAAGGTCGGCCGCCCGTGGGAAAGGCCCTAATCACTGA
- a CDS encoding glyoxalase superfamily protein, producing the protein MGVEAPYRVHFEHAEPILRVEDVAAALEFYVGKLGFENAGWGNDEFTCITRGGAAIYLCRGGQGRGQAWAWVGVEDAARLHEEFVAAGVAIKLAPTNFPWALEMQVEDPSGNVLRFGSEPL; encoded by the coding sequence ATGGGAGTAGAGGCGCCGTACCGGGTTCATTTCGAGCATGCCGAGCCCATCCTGCGGGTGGAGGACGTTGCTGCGGCGCTCGAGTTCTATGTAGGCAAGCTGGGATTCGAAAACGCCGGTTGGGGGAATGACGAATTCACGTGCATCACACGCGGCGGCGCGGCGATCTACCTGTGCCGCGGCGGGCAGGGACGGGGACAGGCGTGGGCTTGGGTGGGCGTGGAGGACGCTGCGCGGCTGCACGAGGAGTTTGTGGCGGCCGGAGTGGCGATCAAGCTCGCGCCGACGAATTTCCCGTGGGCGCTGGAGATGCAAGTAGAGGATCCTTCCGGAAACGTGCTTCGCTTTGGTTCCGAGCCGCTTTGA
- a CDS encoding class I SAM-dependent methyltransferase yields the protein MSAAETYDSLVHHFRWIFEDWRASGDRQARVIEALLRRECSARPPRLLDCACGIGTQAIPLARLGLSVTGSDVSPGAVSEARRIAADAGVRIALYTADMRALDAVPESGFDAAIAMDNALPHLESDADLLAAASGIAAKLRPGGVVLASIRDYDELVRTRPVSFGPAFYNDGGFRRIVHYVLDWEDERRYTFHIHIVRQTLSGWESVHHAGHYRAVLREELEAIFAAAGFAATRWAMPDESGFYQPILIAKTALP from the coding sequence GTGAGCGCCGCCGAAACCTACGACTCGCTCGTGCACCATTTCCGCTGGATCTTCGAGGATTGGCGAGCCTCTGGCGACCGCCAGGCACGCGTCATCGAAGCCCTGCTGCGCCGCGAATGCTCCGCGCGGCCGCCCCGTCTGCTGGATTGCGCGTGCGGCATCGGGACCCAGGCGATTCCTCTGGCCCGCCTCGGCCTCTCCGTCACCGGGTCGGACGTCAGCCCCGGCGCCGTCTCCGAGGCACGTAGAATCGCCGCCGACGCCGGTGTCCGTATCGCCCTTTACACCGCCGACATGCGCGCTCTCGATGCCGTCCCGGAGTCTGGGTTCGACGCTGCCATCGCCATGGACAACGCTCTGCCGCACCTGGAATCGGACGCAGATTTGCTTGCGGCCGCGAGCGGCATCGCCGCGAAACTGCGCCCGGGCGGCGTGGTGCTCGCAAGTATCCGCGACTACGACGAGCTGGTTCGAACACGTCCGGTATCGTTCGGACCGGCCTTCTACAACGACGGCGGCTTCCGCCGGATCGTCCACTACGTCCTTGACTGGGAAGACGAGCGCCGCTACACCTTCCACATCCACATCGTGCGCCAGACGCTCTCCGGCTGGGAGTCGGTGCATCATGCCGGGCACTACCGCGCGGTGCTCCGCGAAGAGCTCGAAGCCATCTTCGCCGCCGCCGGCTTCGCTGCTACGCGCTGGGCGATGCCGGACGAGAGTGGATTCTATCAGCCAATTCTCATCGCGAAAACGGCATTGCCATAG
- a CDS encoding DUF1579 family protein yields the protein MFAIEPGRWAGKSRLYLEGAAGPHSESDSTLEVAAGVNPTAREIRYGWSHEGQPQRGVLLIAAHPKDHSVTAAWLDSWHQGVSVMFSSGEAAAHGFSVRGSYAVPGHPDWFWRIAIEAAPDRLRLTMYNISPDGEEHLAVSADYSPA from the coding sequence ATGTTCGCAATCGAGCCAGGACGATGGGCAGGCAAGAGCCGGCTCTATCTCGAAGGCGCCGCCGGCCCGCATTCGGAATCGGACTCTACCCTCGAGGTAGCCGCCGGCGTCAATCCCACCGCGCGTGAGATCCGCTACGGCTGGTCGCATGAAGGCCAGCCCCAACGCGGCGTTCTCCTCATCGCCGCGCATCCGAAGGACCACTCGGTCACCGCCGCGTGGCTCGATTCCTGGCACCAGGGCGTGAGCGTCATGTTCTCTAGCGGGGAAGCCGCCGCGCACGGCTTCTCGGTGCGCGGCTCCTACGCCGTTCCCGGTCATCCGGACTGGTTCTGGCGCATCGCGATCGAGGCTGCGCCGGATCGCCTTCGCCTGACCATGTACAACATCTCGCCGGATGGAGAGGAGCACCTCGCCGTCTCCGCCGACTACAGCCCAGCCTGA
- a CDS encoding sigma-70 family RNA polymerase sigma factor produces the protein MELRAALPLIAREETPARDAASETVELFDELRGPILRYLHCLGLSAGDAEEAMQETFLALFEHLRAGRPRTSLRGWLFRVAHNLGMKQLRRSTTEPLRDDVAASPALDPEQRAEQNQRYRQAAAIVRALSRQDRACLQLRSEGLRYREIAEVLGISLGSVAQSLERALERLEAVRR, from the coding sequence TTGGAACTCCGCGCCGCACTCCCGTTGATCGCTCGCGAAGAGACGCCGGCGCGCGACGCCGCCTCCGAAACGGTTGAGCTGTTCGACGAGCTCCGCGGCCCCATTCTGCGCTACCTGCATTGCCTGGGGCTTTCCGCCGGCGATGCCGAAGAAGCGATGCAGGAGACGTTCCTGGCGCTGTTCGAACATCTGCGGGCCGGCCGGCCGCGGACCAGCCTGCGCGGATGGCTGTTTCGCGTGGCTCACAACCTCGGGATGAAGCAATTGCGGCGTTCGACGACTGAACCGCTGCGGGACGATGTGGCGGCCTCCCCGGCGCTCGATCCGGAACAGCGCGCCGAACAGAACCAGCGCTACCGGCAGGCGGCGGCGATTGTGCGCGCGCTCTCGCGTCAGGACCGGGCATGCCTACAGTTGCGCTCGGAAGGGCTCCGTTACCGCGAGATCGCGGAAGTGCTGGGGATCTCGCTCGGCAGCGTGGCGCAATCGCTCGAACGCGCGCTCGAGCGGCTGGAGGCTGTGCGGCGATGA
- a CDS encoding FecR domain-containing protein, with amino-acid sequence MRTRIALLAAALLTASPFLLEAQPRNRDRRAEERRAGSGTGVARITAVFGDVSKRHGEGNEMGRADAGMPLVSGDWVRTAPASRAELRLDDSNFLRLGPDSEVRLMQLGERAFQVDVIRGTVSYTMLKHGEADIDLRSPNGNIVPQKDGVYRIEVPEPTRSRLTVRKGEAEVLTTQGSTMVKKGKTVTLDDSSGQTVRPAVASAPSKDGFDEWNQRRDKIVERARGPVYARSRWAPSGIHLGLGWGWGGWGGWGGPYWGPSWWGSPGYYRPVRVIGRSRIGRWH; translated from the coding sequence ATGAGAACAAGAATCGCCCTACTTGCAGCAGCTCTCCTCACGGCGTCTCCGTTTCTGCTCGAGGCCCAACCACGCAATCGCGATCGTAGAGCGGAGGAACGGCGCGCCGGCTCCGGCACGGGTGTCGCCCGGATTACCGCCGTGTTCGGCGACGTGAGCAAACGCCACGGCGAAGGCAATGAGATGGGACGCGCCGACGCGGGCATGCCGCTCGTGAGCGGCGACTGGGTCCGAACGGCTCCCGCCTCCCGCGCCGAGCTTCGGCTTGACGACTCGAACTTCCTCAGGCTCGGTCCGGACTCCGAGGTTCGGCTGATGCAGCTTGGCGAACGCGCGTTCCAGGTGGACGTGATTCGAGGGACAGTTTCCTATACGATGCTCAAGCACGGCGAGGCCGACATCGACCTGCGCTCGCCGAACGGCAACATCGTGCCACAGAAGGACGGCGTCTATCGGATCGAGGTCCCGGAGCCAACCCGCAGCCGTCTGACGGTGCGGAAGGGCGAAGCAGAGGTACTCACCACGCAAGGTTCGACGATGGTGAAGAAAGGCAAGACCGTGACGCTCGACGATTCGAGCGGGCAAACGGTCCGGCCGGCGGTTGCCTCGGCGCCATCGAAGGATGGATTCGACGAGTGGAACCAGCGCCGGGACAAGATCGTGGAGCGCGCCCGGGGGCCGGTGTACGCACGGTCGCGCTGGGCTCCTTCCGGAATCCACCTCGGGCTCGGGTGGGGCTGGGGCGGCTGGGGTGGATGGGGCGGACCGTACTGGGGCCCGTCGTGGTGGGGAAGCCCTGGCTACTATCGTCCGGTTCGCGTCATCGGCCGCTCACGGATTGGCCGCTGGCACTGA
- a CDS encoding TonB-dependent receptor, which yields MQIGRLAAAVATIAALGSPCGAQVMEAELRVHVSDPAGEVVAGASVHLASRTPGFSASALTDPEGVARLLRLPVGLYSITVRAGGFEEWSGAVEVRSAIPQKVDVKLVLGAVRSTVDVAATAPVLDPAQPLPMIEAGRGQMDLAAGTTLGRSTIDIVTTMPGWLLEANAVLHPRGSEYDTQYVVDGMPVYDNRSIGFAPPFDNGEFERVNVLTAGIPAEFGRRLGGVIALDTRRQGTPGQSTEAWYQRGSFGSVEGMVSQGYRARRWAASGRLHGGWTDRYFDPPSLDNFTNRASAGGVDTRLDRDVGAAGRLNLYFRSNRTNFLVPNDPEQQEAGQRQDRRSSESAGQVHYQHTFSSHAAGAVRAMVRDLSASLWSNPLATPVHVDQDRGFRESAIIGSATVEGEHHTVKFGGDWRGTWLHERFALAEPDDLPHLAIDFAQRRRGTMASAFVQDYVRWGHFAANIGFRADRYSLFDTESAVSPRLAVSYFVPKANLLLRAAYDRVFQPAPIENILLSSAAPSLDIEQIEGGLPVPASRGHFFEVGFRKALGNLLRFDATRYWRRFHNYSDDDVFFNTGIGFPIAFDRAEIEGSEFRLEMPRWRGVSGFASWSNMIGRARSPVTGGLFIEGGEAEELRDDVVSFPITQDQRNTFAGEIRLEPHRRVWTSAGIRYGSGLPFEAAGDDDDAESESDSGSDDSIPAGILERVNFERGRLRPNFSLNLSAGVRVMEAEGRLVSLQADVRNVTDRLNVINFSGLFSGAAIAAGRQVSFQLRARF from the coding sequence ATGCAAATCGGACGGCTTGCCGCAGCCGTTGCAACGATCGCCGCACTCGGCTCTCCCTGTGGAGCGCAGGTGATGGAAGCCGAACTGCGCGTTCACGTTTCGGACCCCGCCGGCGAGGTAGTGGCCGGCGCCTCGGTGCACTTGGCGAGCCGGACTCCGGGCTTCTCGGCTTCGGCCCTTACCGATCCGGAAGGAGTCGCGCGCCTGCTGCGGTTACCGGTCGGCCTCTATTCCATCACCGTGCGCGCCGGTGGGTTCGAGGAGTGGAGCGGCGCCGTCGAAGTGCGGTCCGCAATTCCTCAGAAAGTCGACGTCAAGCTCGTCCTCGGCGCTGTCCGTTCCACCGTCGACGTCGCCGCGACGGCGCCCGTGCTCGATCCCGCGCAGCCGCTGCCGATGATCGAGGCCGGGCGCGGCCAGATGGACTTAGCCGCCGGCACAACCCTCGGGCGCAGCACCATCGACATTGTTACGACGATGCCCGGATGGCTGCTGGAAGCCAACGCCGTGCTTCACCCGCGCGGGTCCGAGTACGATACCCAGTATGTGGTCGACGGCATGCCGGTCTACGACAACCGCTCGATCGGATTTGCGCCGCCGTTCGACAACGGAGAGTTCGAGCGCGTCAACGTGCTCACCGCCGGTATCCCCGCCGAGTTCGGGCGCCGTTTGGGCGGAGTGATCGCGCTCGACACCCGGCGGCAGGGTACTCCCGGCCAATCCACCGAGGCATGGTATCAGCGCGGGAGTTTCGGGTCGGTGGAAGGCATGGTCAGCCAAGGCTACCGCGCGCGGAGATGGGCCGCTTCCGGCCGCCTTCACGGCGGATGGACGGATCGCTACTTCGATCCGCCGTCTCTCGACAACTTCACCAATCGCGCCAGCGCCGGCGGGGTCGACACGCGGCTGGACCGCGATGTCGGCGCCGCCGGAAGACTGAATCTCTACTTCCGGAGCAACCGGACGAACTTCCTGGTGCCGAACGACCCCGAACAACAGGAAGCGGGCCAGAGGCAGGACCGGCGGTCCAGCGAATCCGCCGGCCAGGTCCACTACCAGCACACGTTCTCGTCGCATGCCGCCGGCGCCGTTCGCGCCATGGTGCGTGACCTCTCGGCGAGCCTCTGGAGCAATCCTCTCGCGACGCCGGTCCACGTCGATCAGGATCGCGGCTTCCGCGAAAGCGCCATCATCGGCTCGGCCACCGTCGAAGGCGAGCATCACACCGTGAAGTTCGGCGGCGACTGGCGCGGTACCTGGCTCCACGAACGGTTCGCTCTCGCCGAACCGGACGACCTCCCGCACCTCGCCATCGACTTCGCGCAACGCCGGCGCGGCACGATGGCGTCGGCCTTCGTCCAGGACTACGTTCGATGGGGCCACTTCGCCGCCAACATCGGTTTCCGTGCGGACCGATATTCGCTCTTCGACACCGAATCCGCCGTCAGCCCGCGGTTGGCGGTCAGCTACTTCGTTCCGAAGGCGAACCTGCTGCTGCGGGCCGCCTACGACCGCGTCTTCCAGCCCGCGCCAATCGAGAACATTCTGTTGAGCAGCGCCGCGCCCAGCCTCGACATCGAACAAATCGAAGGCGGGCTGCCTGTTCCGGCGAGCCGCGGGCACTTCTTCGAGGTGGGATTCCGAAAAGCCCTCGGGAACTTGCTCCGCTTCGACGCCACCCGCTACTGGCGCCGCTTCCACAACTACTCCGACGACGACGTCTTCTTCAATACCGGCATCGGCTTCCCGATTGCCTTCGACCGTGCTGAGATCGAAGGCTCCGAGTTCCGGCTCGAGATGCCCCGCTGGCGCGGCGTTTCCGGATTCGCGAGTTGGTCCAACATGATCGGCCGAGCGCGCTCGCCCGTCACCGGTGGGCTATTTATCGAGGGCGGCGAGGCGGAGGAACTCCGCGACGACGTGGTCAGTTTCCCCATCACGCAGGACCAGCGCAACACCTTCGCCGGCGAGATCCGCCTGGAGCCGCACCGCCGCGTCTGGACGAGCGCCGGAATTCGCTACGGAAGCGGACTGCCGTTCGAAGCCGCCGGCGACGACGATGACGCCGAGTCCGAATCCGACTCCGGCTCCGACGATTCCATCCCGGCCGGGATACTGGAACGCGTGAACTTCGAACGCGGCCGCCTGCGGCCCAACTTCAGCCTCAACCTCTCGGCCGGTGTGCGCGTGATGGAGGCTGAAGGTCGTCTCGTATCCCTTCAGGCCGACGTCCGCAACGTGACGGACCGGCTGAACGTGATCAACTTCAGCGGCCTCTTCTCCGGCGCCGCGATCGCCGCCGGCCGGCAAGTGAGTTTTCAGCTTCGCGCGCGCTTCTGA